The Macaca fascicularis isolate 582-1 chromosome 1, T2T-MFA8v1.1 genome includes a window with the following:
- the RAB25 gene encoding ras-related protein Rab-25, with protein sequence MGNGTEEDYNFVFKVVLIGESGVGKTNLLSRFTRNEFSHDSRTTIGVEFSTRTVMLGTAAVKAQIWDTAGLERYRAITSAYYRGAVGALLVFDLTKHQTYAVVERWLKELYDHAEATIVVMLVGNKSDLSQAREVPTEEARMFAENNGLLFLETSALDSTNVELAFETVLKEIFAKVSKQRQNSIRTNAITLGSAQAGQEPGPGEKRACCISL encoded by the exons TGGTGCTGATCGGCGAATCAGGTGTGGGGAAGACCAATCTACTCTCCCGATTCACGCGCAATGAGTTCAGCCACGACAGCCGCACCACCATCGGGGTTGAGTTCTCCACCCGCACTGTGATGTTGGGCACCGCTGCTGTCAAGGCTCAGATCTGGGACACAGCTGGCCTGGAGCGGTACCGAGCCATCACCTCGGC GTACTATCGTGGTGCAGTGGGGGCCCTCCTGGTGTTTGACCTAACCAAGCACCAGACCTATGCTGTGGTAGAGCGATGGCTGAAGGAGCTCTATGACCACGCTGAAGCCACGATCGTCGTCATGCTCGTGGGTAACAAGAGTGACCTCAGCCAGGCCCGGGAAGTACCCACTGAGGAGGCCCGAATGTTCGCTG AAAACAATGGACTGCTGTTCCTGGAGACCTCAGCCCTGGACTCTACCAATGTTGAGCTCGCCTTTGAGACTGTCCTGAAAG AGATCTTTGCGAAGGTGTCCAAGCAGAGACAGAACAGCATCCGGACCAATGCCATCACTCTGGGCAGTGCCCAGGCTGGGCAGGAGCCTGGCCCCGGGGAGAAGAGGGCCTGTTGCATCAGCCTCTGA